A window of the Deinobacterium chartae genome harbors these coding sequences:
- a CDS encoding SDR family NAD(P)-dependent oxidoreductase: protein MDLQNKVALVTGAGSGIGRAIALAYAREGARVVISDISEQGGQETAQLIQQATPQAEVLFVRADASRPEDHEALVRAALERFGALHVACNNAGIGGELNPVGDLSVAGWQKVIELNLSGVFYAMHAQIPAMLAAGGGSIINMASILGQVGTAGAAGYVAAKHGVVGLTRTAALEYGAYGLRINAVGPGYIDTPLLQNLNDEARQGLVTLHPIGRLGLPEEVAELVVWLSSDRASFVTGAYYPVDGGYLAR, encoded by the coding sequence ATGGACTTACAGAACAAGGTCGCTCTCGTCACCGGCGCAGGATCGGGAATCGGTCGCGCCATCGCCCTGGCCTACGCCCGCGAGGGGGCGCGCGTGGTCATCTCGGACATCAGCGAACAGGGCGGCCAGGAAACCGCCCAACTGATCCAGCAGGCCACCCCTCAGGCCGAGGTGCTGTTCGTGCGCGCTGACGCCTCGAGGCCCGAGGACCACGAGGCGCTCGTGCGGGCGGCCCTCGAGCGTTTCGGCGCGCTGCACGTCGCTTGCAACAACGCCGGGATCGGGGGAGAGCTGAACCCGGTCGGTGACCTGAGCGTCGCGGGCTGGCAGAAGGTGATCGAGCTGAACCTGTCTGGCGTGTTCTATGCCATGCATGCCCAGATTCCGGCGATGCTCGCGGCGGGCGGGGGCAGCATCATCAACATGGCCTCGATCCTGGGGCAGGTCGGTACGGCCGGAGCAGCCGGATACGTCGCGGCCAAACACGGCGTGGTCGGCCTCACCCGGACGGCGGCCCTCGAGTACGGTGCCTATGGCCTGCGCATCAACGCGGTCGGACCCGGTTACATCGACACCCCGCTGCTGCAGAACCTGAACGACGAGGCGCGACAGGGCCTGGTGACGCTGCACCCGATCGGCCGCCTGGGATTGCCCGAGGAGGTGGCCGAACTGGTGGTGTGGCTCAGCAGCGACCGCGCCAGCTTTGTGACCGGTGCCTACTATCCGGTGGACGGCGGCTACCTGGCCCGCTGA
- a CDS encoding cytochrome ubiquinol oxidase subunit I — protein sequence MEALDLARWQFGLTTVVHFLFVPLSMGLSVLLAVMYSIYYRTGDAAYKRLSQFFGKLFVINFALGTATGIVQEFQFGMNWSEYSRFVGDVFGVPLAIEALAAFFLESTFLGLWIFGWNRIPRALHLASIWLVALGAHLSALWILVANAFMQMPVGYTIENGRARMTDFLALVLSEQVQTQVPHVLIAGLIVGGFFVLGISAWHLLRRSHVELFGKSLKLALIVTTVASLAAATSGHQQAQHVAKNQPMKLAAMEGLWETEQPAAFSLFGIIDQAGRQTLREVKLPHMLSVLAANNTTAEVKGLNDLQREYEAKYGPGDYTPPVAITYWAFRVKVGLGMAFIALSLWGLWLWWRGRLEVSPLFLRLGLLFVFLPFVATSAGWIVAEMGRQPWVVYGLLETAAAVSLSVTPTYLWITLIGFGLLYAALVALEAYLFSRHIREVPAPEAKPHAQPRPALPQAEPVY from the coding sequence ATGGAAGCTCTTGATCTGGCACGCTGGCAGTTCGGCTTGACCACGGTCGTTCACTTTCTTTTCGTGCCCCTCTCGATGGGTCTTTCGGTGCTGCTTGCCGTGATGTACTCCATCTATTACCGCACCGGCGACGCGGCTTACAAACGGCTCAGCCAGTTCTTCGGCAAGCTGTTTGTCATCAACTTCGCACTGGGTACGGCCACCGGCATCGTGCAGGAGTTCCAGTTCGGCATGAACTGGTCCGAGTACTCGCGTTTCGTGGGCGACGTGTTCGGCGTACCGCTCGCCATCGAAGCCCTGGCGGCCTTCTTCCTCGAGTCGACCTTCTTGGGACTGTGGATCTTCGGCTGGAACCGCATCCCGCGCGCTTTGCACCTCGCCTCGATCTGGCTGGTGGCCCTAGGAGCCCACCTCTCGGCCCTGTGGATTTTGGTTGCCAACGCCTTTATGCAGATGCCGGTCGGTTACACCATCGAAAACGGCCGGGCCCGCATGACCGACTTTTTGGCCCTGGTCCTGAGCGAACAGGTCCAGACCCAAGTTCCGCACGTCCTGATCGCAGGCCTGATCGTGGGCGGCTTCTTCGTGCTGGGCATCTCGGCCTGGCACCTGCTGCGCCGCAGCCACGTTGAGCTGTTTGGTAAATCGCTCAAGCTCGCGCTGATCGTCACCACCGTCGCCTCGCTGGCCGCCGCGACCAGCGGGCACCAGCAGGCCCAGCACGTCGCCAAAAACCAGCCGATGAAGCTCGCCGCCATGGAAGGCCTGTGGGAAACCGAGCAGCCCGCCGCCTTCTCGCTGTTTGGCATCATCGACCAGGCAGGCCGCCAGACCCTGCGCGAGGTCAAACTGCCCCACATGCTCTCGGTGCTTGCCGCCAACAACACCACCGCCGAGGTCAAAGGCCTCAACGACCTTCAGCGGGAATACGAGGCCAAGTACGGCCCCGGCGACTACACTCCGCCGGTCGCAATCACCTACTGGGCGTTCCGGGTCAAGGTGGGCCTGGGCATGGCCTTCATCGCGCTGTCGCTGTGGGGGCTGTGGCTGTGGTGGCGCGGCCGCCTCGAGGTGAGCCCGCTGTTCCTGCGGCTCGGCCTGCTGTTCGTGTTCCTGCCCTTCGTGGCCACCTCGGCCGGCTGGATCGTGGCCGAGATGGGCCGTCAGCCTTGGGTGGTCTACGGATTGCTCGAAACCGCCGCCGCCGTCTCGCTGAGCGTTACCCCCACCTACCTGTGGATCACCCTGATCGGCTTCGGGCTGCTGTACGCCGCCCTGGTCGCCCTCGAGGCGTACCTGTTCTC
- a CDS encoding acyl-CoA dehydrogenase family protein, producing the protein MWLDPTPDQRALIGALRSFLKDKVAPGAAERDQTGEFPFEIVRELGEMGVMGAQTPEEYGGSGLDTTTFALLIEEIAAVDGSLCLTVASHNSLCQGHILLAGSEAQKRKFLPDLAAARKLGAWGLTEPGSGSDSGGLATRAVEQPDGSWVLNGAKNFITQGSVGGTYVILARTDSPRPGKGKNDGISAFVFNRDEVEGFSIGRKEDKLGLRSSDTAQLIFEDMRLPPDALLGTRAEGFKDVMRVLDGGRIGIGAMAVGLGRAAFEAAARYAVEREQFGKPIAQNQGIGFKLADMETELEAARLLIRRAAALKDAGRNFVTAAAQGKLFASEAASRACDEAIQVLGGYGYIKEYPVERYWRDNRLTRIGEGTSEVQRMIISRAIIARYAEPQATPALG; encoded by the coding sequence ATGTGGCTTGATCCCACTCCCGACCAGCGCGCCCTGATCGGTGCACTGCGCAGTTTTCTCAAAGACAAGGTGGCCCCCGGGGCCGCCGAGCGAGACCAGACCGGAGAATTCCCTTTCGAGATCGTGCGTGAGCTTGGCGAGATGGGCGTGATGGGCGCCCAGACTCCCGAGGAGTACGGCGGTAGCGGTCTGGACACCACCACCTTCGCCCTGCTGATCGAGGAGATCGCGGCCGTAGACGGCAGCCTGTGCCTCACGGTGGCCAGCCACAACTCGCTGTGTCAGGGCCACATCCTGCTGGCCGGCAGCGAAGCCCAGAAGCGCAAGTTCTTACCCGACCTCGCCGCCGCACGCAAGCTCGGGGCCTGGGGCCTTACCGAGCCGGGATCCGGATCGGATTCGGGCGGCCTCGCCACCCGCGCCGTTGAGCAGCCCGACGGCTCGTGGGTGCTCAACGGCGCCAAGAACTTCATCACCCAGGGTTCGGTGGGCGGCACCTACGTCATCTTGGCGCGCACCGACTCGCCGCGCCCCGGAAAAGGCAAGAACGACGGGATCTCGGCTTTCGTGTTCAACCGCGACGAGGTCGAAGGCTTCTCGATCGGGCGCAAGGAGGACAAGCTGGGCCTGCGCTCTTCGGATACCGCCCAGCTCATCTTCGAGGACATGCGCCTGCCGCCGGACGCCCTGCTCGGCACCCGCGCCGAGGGTTTCAAGGACGTGATGCGGGTTCTCGACGGTGGACGCATCGGAATCGGTGCCATGGCGGTCGGCCTGGGACGCGCAGCCTTCGAGGCCGCCGCCCGCTACGCGGTGGAGCGCGAGCAGTTCGGCAAGCCCATCGCCCAGAACCAGGGTATCGGCTTCAAGCTCGCCGACATGGAAACCGAACTCGAGGCCGCCCGCTTACTGATCCGCCGCGCCGCCGCGCTCAAGGACGCCGGACGCAATTTCGTGACCGCCGCCGCGCAGGGCAAGCTGTTTGCTTCCGAGGCCGCCTCGAGGGCCTGCGACGAGGCCATCCAGGTGCTGGGCGGTTACGGCTACATCAAGGAGTACCCGGTGGAACGCTACTGGCGCGACAACCGCCTTACCCGCATCGGCGAGGGCACCTCCGAGGTGCAGCGCATGATCATCTCGCGCGCCATCATCGCCCGCTACGCCGAACCGCAGGCCACCCCGGCCCTCGGCTGA
- a CDS encoding class I SAM-dependent methyltransferase: protein MPSSRSSRRAVTTAWESSDWYLGMVGRRGHLYHRHLALPALLALLEPQPGERLLDVGCGPGVPAPHLARLGVHYTGLDASPRMIAQARKHHARSGTFVVGDARHLRAAVGQNATFDAVSFVFSLQDMHPLEQVLSEAAGVLRPGGRLVAVLTHPCFRVPRQSGWGWDACRKLAYRRVDRYLSPLCVPARRAGGAGTLSFHRPLQDYVAALFAAGMTLEALRELAPTDAMRRQLGRSAAPDNPDIPALLALRARRATG from the coding sequence ATGCCTTCTTCCCGCTCTTCCCGCCGCGCTGTCACCACCGCCTGGGAGTCCTCCGACTGGTACCTCGGCATGGTCGGCCGCCGCGGCCACCTCTACCACCGCCACCTGGCCCTTCCCGCCCTGCTGGCCCTGCTCGAGCCGCAACCGGGCGAACGGCTGCTCGATGTGGGCTGCGGCCCCGGAGTGCCCGCCCCGCACCTCGCGCGGCTGGGCGTACACTACACCGGCCTCGACGCCAGCCCGCGCATGATCGCCCAGGCCCGTAAGCACCACGCGCGCAGCGGTACTTTTGTGGTCGGAGACGCGCGCCACCTGCGGGCCGCAGTGGGGCAGAACGCGACCTTCGACGCGGTCAGTTTTGTATTCAGCCTGCAGGACATGCACCCCCTCGAGCAGGTCCTGAGCGAGGCGGCGGGCGTGCTGCGCCCGGGCGGCCGTCTGGTCGCGGTCCTCACCCATCCGTGTTTTCGGGTGCCCCGACAGAGCGGCTGGGGCTGGGACGCCTGCCGCAAGCTGGCGTATCGCCGGGTAGACCGCTACCTTAGCCCGCTGTGCGTACCCGCCCGGCGCGCGGGCGGCGCAGGTACGCTCTCGTTTCACCGCCCGCTGCAAGATTACGTAGCTGCGCTGTTCGCGGCTGGCATGACCCTCGAGGCGCTGCGTGAACTGGCTCCCACGGACGCGATGCGCAGGCAACTGGGCCGCTCGGCCGCGCCGGATAACCCGGACATACCGGCGCTGTTGGCCCTGCGGGCGCGGCGGGCCACCGGTTGA
- a CDS encoding HK97 gp10 family phage protein has protein sequence MPYDLTLHFPKGNYPGPDYKHGVVTFSDHPRIPNGIRVEYHRDHANGGEDVLRVHNGEEYRVALEDGYEVKEGGGGSSMKCTVLDDEPWRVTHTRQAPGGDA, from the coding sequence ATGCCGTATGACCTCACCCTGCACTTTCCGAAAGGCAATTACCCCGGCCCGGACTACAAGCACGGGGTGGTGACCTTCAGCGACCACCCGCGTATTCCCAACGGGATTCGGGTGGAGTACCACCGTGACCACGCCAACGGGGGAGAAGACGTGTTGCGTGTGCACAACGGCGAGGAGTACCGCGTGGCCCTCGAGGACGGTTACGAGGTAAAAGAGGGCGGCGGCGGCAGCAGCATGAAATGCACGGTGCTCGACGACGAGCCGTGGCGTGTTACGCACACGCGGCAGGCACCGGGCGGCGACGCGTAG
- a CDS encoding ABC transporter permease, with protein sequence MSSELLKLKRTLVWPGVLAAPLVTALLAWLAQRERNAGQWDAFLLNGELIWALLSMPMLIALLASQLTGVEHTSGSWRMALTLPQPRWRLYLRKAGLLLLLTLAANLLLVGGMVLAGEALPYALEGSWTVQNLLGDALKLWVSGFAVALILLALAFRFSSFLAPSGVGTAATIAGFFVVDSVYGRWWPWSLGGYVVAPSEMRGGGPTVPELLVYSAAVALVALLLGVWSFSRRDH encoded by the coding sequence ATGAGCAGCGAACTGCTGAAACTGAAGCGTACGCTGGTATGGCCCGGGGTGCTGGCGGCTCCGCTGGTGACCGCGCTGCTGGCGTGGCTGGCCCAGCGCGAACGCAATGCGGGCCAATGGGACGCCTTCTTGCTCAACGGCGAGCTGATCTGGGCGCTGCTTTCGATGCCGATGCTGATCGCGCTGCTGGCCTCGCAACTGACCGGGGTAGAGCACACCTCGGGCAGCTGGAGGATGGCTCTCACCCTGCCGCAGCCCCGCTGGCGTCTGTACCTGCGCAAGGCGGGCCTGCTGCTGCTGCTCACCCTGGCCGCCAACCTGCTGCTGGTCGGTGGTATGGTGCTGGCCGGCGAGGCGCTGCCCTATGCCCTCGAGGGGAGCTGGACGGTTCAGAACCTGCTGGGCGACGCACTGAAGCTGTGGGTAAGCGGCTTTGCCGTAGCGCTCATCCTGCTTGCGCTGGCTTTCCGGTTTTCCAGCTTTCTGGCTCCCAGCGGGGTGGGAACGGCAGCGACCATAGCCGGATTTTTCGTGGTGGACAGCGTGTACGGGCGCTGGTGGCCGTGGTCGCTGGGCGGCTACGTTGTGGCCCCTTCGGAAATGCGGGGAGGCGGCCCCACCGTGCCCGAACTGCTGGTCTACAGCGCGGCGGTCGCCCTGGTTGCCCTGTTGCTGGGCGTGTGGAGCTTCTCGCGCCGCGACCATTAA
- a CDS encoding chloride channel protein, which produces MRPAPTFRVLSRLETGRVVLYSALAGVITGLAGSGLRVALEYAQRYLLGTSGYAPPGLPSLGGVLQTFDGGSRWWLLLILPLALALAARIYPARPWSDALGEAIGRFHGRGEPDGRLLEEAYRTAAGVTVLGAGVPLGRDGPYTSLGVLAGELSQRFGRLSPQDARTVLMSGVAAGLGLALGAPLAAAIFVVEVLYRRFEFEFELAVPAMLASVSAYAIYSGLFGYAPLFDLPALEAPAPALLPAFLLLGAVQAGAATLFVELLARLRENWEALRVRGRAVPRELSAATIGLLLAAVGLAFPGALGEGLGWLQLTLSGLLSVNEVGQLAFWKLMALLLVASLGAAGGLLIPGLLIGGLLGALGGSLLGNLFPGLPISTPAFALVGAAAFVAAAAKTPLSAALLVVGWGGDPLLVPLLVACVAAFAISSNASLFPQQVDRRSDSGAHLEAYLTERLGPGTRPEDLEAMLPQPVALPPDENVQAASPDLLGMLEQRPVEVLDGDTEQLYRRPLPNGWVGQLLGSLRWSGDAAVVALVRGGQVQIPRDSTVFEEGDELVLIATPEGYTDFEATFAPPTAESDETAAN; this is translated from the coding sequence ATGCGTCCAGCCCCCACCTTTCGCGTCCTCTCCCGCCTCGAAACGGGGCGGGTCGTGCTGTATAGCGCGCTGGCCGGAGTGATCACCGGGCTGGCGGGCAGCGGGTTGCGCGTGGCCCTCGAGTACGCCCAGCGCTATCTGCTGGGAACCAGCGGCTACGCTCCGCCGGGACTGCCCAGCCTGGGCGGGGTGCTGCAGACCTTCGACGGGGGGTCACGCTGGTGGCTGCTGCTGATCTTGCCGCTGGCGCTGGCGCTGGCCGCGCGCATTTACCCGGCCCGGCCATGGTCCGACGCGCTGGGCGAGGCCATCGGCCGCTTCCACGGCCGGGGGGAACCGGACGGACGCCTCCTCGAGGAGGCCTACCGGACGGCCGCGGGGGTGACGGTGCTGGGCGCGGGCGTACCACTGGGCCGCGACGGCCCCTACACCAGCCTGGGCGTGCTGGCCGGTGAACTCAGCCAGCGTTTCGGTCGCCTCTCGCCGCAAGACGCGCGCACGGTGCTGATGTCCGGCGTCGCCGCCGGGCTGGGTCTGGCCCTCGGGGCCCCGCTGGCCGCCGCGATCTTCGTGGTGGAGGTGCTCTACCGCCGCTTCGAGTTCGAGTTCGAGCTGGCGGTCCCGGCCATGCTCGCCTCGGTGAGTGCTTATGCGATCTACAGCGGCCTGTTCGGTTACGCCCCGCTGTTCGACCTGCCTGCCCTCGAGGCTCCTGCCCCTGCCCTGCTGCCGGCCTTTTTGCTGCTGGGAGCGGTGCAGGCCGGAGCGGCCACGCTGTTCGTGGAGCTGCTCGCCCGCCTGCGGGAAAACTGGGAGGCGCTGCGCGTGCGGGGCCGCGCGGTACCGCGCGAACTCAGCGCCGCCACAATAGGCCTGCTGCTGGCCGCTGTCGGGCTGGCCTTCCCCGGCGCCCTGGGCGAGGGGCTGGGCTGGCTACAGCTCACGCTCAGCGGCTTGCTGAGCGTAAACGAGGTCGGGCAACTGGCCTTCTGGAAACTGATGGCCCTGCTGCTGGTGGCCTCGCTGGGGGCAGCGGGCGGTCTGCTGATTCCCGGGCTGCTGATCGGCGGTCTGCTCGGCGCCCTGGGCGGCAGCCTGCTGGGCAACCTGTTTCCCGGCCTGCCGATCAGCACGCCCGCCTTCGCGCTGGTCGGGGCGGCGGCCTTCGTGGCCGCCGCCGCCAAAACACCGCTGTCAGCAGCGCTGCTGGTGGTGGGCTGGGGCGGCGACCCGCTGCTGGTCCCGCTGCTGGTCGCCTGCGTGGCCGCCTTCGCCATCTCCAGCAACGCCTCGCTGTTTCCCCAGCAGGTGGACCGCCGCAGCGACAGCGGCGCTCACCTCGAGGCCTATCTTACCGAGCGCCTGGGGCCCGGGACGCGCCCCGAGGACCTCGAGGCCATGCTTCCCCAGCCGGTGGCGCTGCCGCCCGACGAGAACGTCCAGGCGGCCTCTCCCGACCTGCTGGGCATGCTGGAACAGCGCCCGGTCGAGGTCCTCGACGGCGATACCGAACAGTTGTACCGCCGTCCGCTGCCCAACGGCTGGGTCGGGCAGTTGCTCGGCAGCCTGCGCTGGAGCGGAGACGCAGCCGTGGTCGCCCTGGTACGCGGCGGTCAGGTGCAGATCCCGCGCGACAGCACGGTGTTCGAGGAGGGCGACGAACTGGTGCTGATCGCCACCCCCGAGGGCTACACCGACTTCGAGGCGACCTTCGCCCCGCCCACCGCTGAAAGCGACGAAACCGCCGCGAACTGA
- a CDS encoding ABC transporter ATP-binding protein — MNVIETRGLAKRYGSHTVLSGIDLEVPRGSIYALLGPNGAGKTTTLRLLTGLARPSGGSVWIAGQDARRPQARRSLGALIESPALYPHLSGLDNLRVYAADLGATPARMHEVLEVVGLGAVAKRLVGRYSLGMRQRLGIALALLGDPQVLILDEPQNGLDPQGMRDMRTLLSELNGMGHTLMVSSHLLGEVQQLATHVGLMSGGCLTFQGEMAALLEQTRGLLRVEVDDAPTAARLLIALDPDVQVSGNTLTLRAEAALVARALVLGGVDLHRLEPDGPGLEERYFDLTGSGQGVRA, encoded by the coding sequence ATGAACGTCATTGAAACCCGGGGCCTCGCCAAGCGCTACGGCTCCCACACGGTCCTGAGCGGCATCGACCTCGAGGTGCCACGCGGCTCCATTTACGCCCTGCTCGGCCCCAACGGCGCGGGCAAGACCACCACCTTGCGCCTGCTCACCGGGCTTGCCCGCCCCAGCGGCGGCAGCGTCTGGATTGCCGGGCAGGACGCCCGCCGCCCCCAGGCCCGCCGCAGCCTGGGCGCGCTGATCGAGTCTCCCGCGCTGTACCCGCACCTCAGCGGCCTCGATAACCTGCGGGTGTACGCCGCCGACCTCGGAGCCACTCCCGCGCGCATGCACGAGGTCCTCGAGGTGGTGGGCCTGGGGGCAGTGGCGAAGCGGCTGGTCGGGCGCTACTCGCTGGGCATGCGCCAGCGGCTGGGCATTGCGCTGGCCCTGCTCGGAGATCCGCAGGTTCTGATCCTTGACGAACCGCAAAACGGCCTCGATCCCCAGGGCATGCGCGACATGCGCACGCTGCTGTCCGAGCTGAACGGCATGGGCCACACCCTGATGGTCTCCAGCCACCTGCTGGGTGAGGTCCAGCAGCTCGCCACCCACGTCGGGCTGATGTCGGGCGGCTGTCTGACCTTCCAGGGCGAGATGGCCGCCCTGCTCGAGCAGACCCGGGGCCTGCTGCGGGTCGAGGTGGACGACGCTCCCACCGCTGCCCGCCTGCTGATCGCCCTCGATCCGGACGTGCAGGTCAGCGGCAATACCCTGACCCTGCGGGCCGAAGCTGCGCTGGTCGCGCGCGCGCTGGTGCTGGGCGGGGTGGACCTGCACCGCCTCGAGCCGGACGGTCCCGGCCTCGAGGAGCGCTATTTCGACCTGACCGGTTCGGGCCAGGGGGTGCGCGCATGA